The Punica granatum isolate Tunisia-2019 chromosome 4, ASM765513v2, whole genome shotgun sequence genome has a window encoding:
- the LOC116202761 gene encoding 12-oxophytodienoate reductase 2-like, translating into MSAEASSIPLITPYKMGRFHLSHRVVLAPLTRQRSYHNVPQPHAILYYSQRTSKGGLLISEATGVSDTAQGYPDTPGVWTKEQVEAWKPIVDAVHAKGGIFFCQIVHVGRVSNSGFQPNGQAPISSTEKPLTPQLRANGVAVAECSPPRRLRTDEIPEIVNHFRLAARNAMEAGFDGVEIHGAHGYLIDQFMKDQVNDRTDQYGGSLENRCRFALEIVKAISDEIGPDRVGIRLSPFADYMESGDSNPKALGLYMAEALNKYGILYCHMVEPRMKTVGEKCDCPHSLVPVRNAFMGTFIVAGGYDREDGNKAVAENRADLVAFGRLFLANPDLPRRFELDAPLNKYNRNTFYISDPVVGYTDYPFLETAA; encoded by the exons ATGTCGGCCGAAGCCTCTTCCATCCCTCTCATCACACCCTACAAGATGGGAAGATTCCATCTTTCCCATAG AGTTGTTTTGGCACCGCTGACTAGACAAAGATCTTACCACAATGTGCCTCAGCCGCATGCAATATTATATTACTCGCAGAGGACCTCAAAAGGGGGCCTTCTAATTTCTGAAGCCACAGGGGTGTCTGATACCGCTCAGGg GTATCCTGACACGCCTGGTGTCTGGACAAAAGAGCAAGTTGAGGCCTGGAAACCCATTGTTGATGCCGTTCATGCTAAAGGCGGTATCTTCTTTTGTCAGATTGTGCATGTGGGCAGGGTTTCAAATTCAG GTTTCCAGCCAAATGGGCAGGCTCCGATCTCTTCCACTGAGAAGCCATTGACTCCTCAACTTAGAGCTAATGGTGTCGCTGTTGCTGAATGCTCACCTCCACGCCGTTTAAGGACAGATGAAATCCCCGAGATTGTCAACCATTTCAGACTTGCTGCTAGGAATGCTATGGAAGCTG GCTTTGATGGAGTTGAGATTCACGGGGCTCATGGCTACTTAATAGACCAGTTCATGAAAGACCAAGTGAATGACCGGACCGACCAGTATGGTGGTTCTCTGGAGAACCGATGCAGGTTTGCCCTCGAGATCGTCAAAGCCATTTCTGATGAGATCGGACCAGACAGGGTTGGGATACGGCTCTCTCCGTTCGCGGATTACATGGAATCAGGAGACTCGAACCCCAAAGCTCTGGGGCTTTACATGGCTGAAGCTTTGAACAAATACGGGATTCTCTATTGCCACATGGTGGAGCCAAGGATGAAGACAGTCGGTGAGAAGTGTGACTGCCCGCACAGCCTGGTCCCAGTGAGGAATGCCTTCATGGGCACTTTCATTGTTGCAGGGGGCTACGATAGGGAGGATGGGAACAAAGCTGTGGCTGAGAACCGAGCCGATCTAGTTGCATTTGGTCGGTTATTCTTGGCCAATCCCGATCTGCCTCGTAGATTCGAGCTGGATGCTCCTCTAAACAAGTATAACCGAAATACATTCTACATCTCTGATCCTGTGGTCGGTTATACGGATTACCCATTTCTTGAAACCGCTGCTTAG